The sequence GCCCTGAATGTAAAAAAGGGTACGAATTTAGTGATGAGAACTTTGCTAGTGATTTTGTCTTGTTTAATAAAATCCATGTCGGCTTCAGAGATGCAATTAATTCAAATTCAAAAACTATTGCTTTTTTTGTGCGCGATGCATCAATTATCGGAGGTGGTACAAAAGTATTATTTAAATATATTGAATGGCTCACTGAATTAGGATTGCCAGTGTTAATATATTCATTTTCAAAGAAACCCGACTGGGTGAAAAATAATATAAAGTATATTCAAATAGATAGCGAACAAAAGATAAGAAAAAATCATACTGTTTATATCGTTTTTAGCGTCTTTGACGTGCCGTTGATTATGAATCGTATCCCTATATCGCAAGTTGTACATCTTTGTCAGGGATACGAAGGTTACCATTATGGTAGAAATTATGAAGAAGTGTTAAAGGACAAACATATATTAACTAAACTCCACGAAATTCCAGTAAAGAATATTACAGTATCCACACACTTAGTAAATCTATTCAACGATAAGTTTGCGAGGAATACTTACTATATACCAAATGGCATTGATCATCGTATCTTTGCATTTAGTAAAAATAATAGAGAGAAATCAATCTTATTTGTCGGAAACCCTTTCCATTTATTAAAGGGTTTTGATTTCTTAGGTTCCGCTGTAAAAAAAATCCAAAATTCCCATGAAAAAATAAATAACCTTAAATTATACATTGTGATGGGATACCAACCAGAGAACTACGAGAGTTTAGAATCAAATTTATCAACAGAATTAAATTGTGAAGTTGTAGTCAAATTTAAACTTACTAGTAATGAAGTCGCAGAACTTATGAAAAAAGTAAGCGTTGTTATCTGCACATCATTTTACGAAGGCTTTTCGCTACCGCTATTAGAATCTATGGCTTGTGGTACTCCAATTATTACAACATATAATCAAGGCGCCCAAAGTTTCTGTCAACATGGTTTTAATTCATTAAATGTACATTATGGAGAAGTTGACAAATTATCCATGTACATTTTATCCATTTTAAATTCTGCGATAAATAAAGATATTTTAATACAAAATGCTTATCAAACATCTTTAAAATATTCTGAATATAATTCAGCTCAATATTTTGTAAAAACGTTTGAAGATTTAATGGGTGAAGTATTCGATAATGTAAAAAAAGAAGCATTTTTCAATAAATACAAATATAGACTAGATGAGTATTATGAGGAAGTTCAGGATAAATATACTGAGAAAAATACCAAGTTGAGCATTGTAATACCAATATACAATCAATTTATATATACAAAAAAATGTATTGAAAGTATTAAAGAAAACATAAAGGAAATTTATGAATTAGTGCTGGTTGATAATGCCTCGAATGATGAAACAAAAAAACAATTCTCCAAAACTAATGACAATATAAAATATTTTCGTAATGAAATAAATTACGGATTCCCAATAGCAGTAAATCAAGGTATAACAAAATCCATAGGAGATTATATATTAATTCTTAATAATGATACTGTATTAACAAAAGAGTCGATAGAACGATTAATAGAAATCGCAGAAAGCGATCCTGAAATCGGCATTGTTGCTCCGATTAGCAACGAAGTCAGCGGTCTGCAAAAAGACGAAAACGCGAAATATAATACGATTGAAGAAATGCATGAGTACTCCGCCGAAGTGAGAGAGAAAAACAAAGGTCAAATATTGCACTTCCCTAGGGTCGCTTTTCTGTGTACTTTGATTAAAAGGGAAGTTATAGAGAAAATCGGCGGTCTCGACGAAAGATTTACTCCGGGTAATTTCGAAGACGACGATTTTTGTCTGCGGGCGCAACTGGCAGGCTATAAGACTGTTATCGCTAAAGACGTTTTTATTCATCATTACGGGTCGAAAAGCTTTAAAGCCGACGGCGCGGAAGCCTACAGAAAAAGACTGGAAATTAATCGTAAGAAATTTGTCGAAAAATGGGGAGCCGACCCCGATGAGATCTGGCTGAAAAATAAGACTATAAAGCCGCGTCAAATTTATTATCCGGTAGATGACGATTTGTTTAAACAATATTTTGAAAGAACCAAGGTTCATTTAACCGATAAAGAGTTGGAACTGGCGGAAGAATCGATAATTAATGCAATTGAAAATTATAAAGAAGGCGACGCTAAAATTATTGAATACGACGATCTTATGAATTTAGCGGGCAATGTTTTCCTCGCCAATGGGAAGTTAACCGAAGCTCAGCAGTACTTCGAAAAAGAACTCAATTTGAATCCCCAATCCTCTTCGGCTTGTTTCGGACTGGGGCAGGTGTTCCTGGCGCAGGACAATCCGGAAGCGGCAAAAGTAATGCTAGAATGGGCGGTTAAAAACGACCCGAATAACGGCGCCGCCGCCGACGCTTTGGCGGATGTAAATAAATTGCTCGGTTACGAGCTGAATCATTCATCATTAGAAGCGAGTTAGCCATGGGTTCTCTGACACTTTCAATGATCGTCAAAAACGAAGAGAAATATCTGAAAGATTGTCTCGAGTCGGTAAAAAATTTAGTTAATGAAATTGTTATAGTCGATACCGGTTCTACCGATAATACCGTTTCTATTGCTAAGGAATACAATGCTAAAGTCTATAACTTTGAATGGATCAACGATTTTTCTGCCGCCCGCAATTATGCGCTTTCCAAATCGACGGGCGACTGGATATTGTATCTCGACGCGGACGAACGGCTGGAACCCGGTTCGATCCATGAATTGAAAAAAATTCTGAATACCGTTACGAAGGCAGGTTACTTTTGCACTGTAAAGAGTATCGACAGTGAAAACGAAAGAGACCATTCCATTCGTTACGTAAGACTTTTTAAGAACTCGCCGGATATAAAGTTTAGAGGTAAGGTGCACGAACAGATAACCGATTCGCTCGTTGAAAACGGTTATCAAATTCAGCATTCGAAAATAGTAATTAACCATATCGGTTACGACGTTTCGAAAGAGGAAAAAGAAAAGAAGGCAAAAAGAAATCTTGAACTTCTGCTGGAAGATTATAACCAAAGCAAGTCTTCTTACAGCTTGTTCCAGCTTGGGCAAACGTATTATATCCTGGAAAACAACGACAAAGCTAAAGAAATCTTCTCCGAACTTATCAAAAAGGACGATCTGGACAATGCGTTGAAAGCCGAGGCGTACGCGTATCTGGCGCAAATTGAACATTCGAAATTTAATTCGTCAGACGCCGAAAAGCTGATTGACAAAGCGATCGAACTCAATCCGAAGCAGACATATTATTATCTCTTTATGTCAAAGGTCTATTTGCGTCAGCAAAATCTCTACAAAGCAAAGATCTACGCAAAAAAAGCGATGGAAGCCAATAAGAGTATTAACAATAACGAGTTGCTGAATAAACAAACAATCTACGTCGACAACAGGGAAATAATTTATTTCGGTTTGTTCCTCTCGTTCAGGTCTCAGGACTCGGATTCCACGGAGTATTTTATAAAAGAATTGTATCGAATAATAAAAGACGAAGAAGCCAATCATAAACTGCAGTTGATAAAGTTGATGGAATGCGTGTTAAACGGAAGGGAAATAAACGAAGAAATAGCGGATATTATTGAAAAGCATCTTAACAAATACAATCTTGACTTGTTGATTACGGTGCTAGAAGCTCAGAAAAATACTGATATTAAACTGAGGCTTTTTAACTATATTCACGAGCTGTATCCGAAGAATACGGACGCAATAAAAAACATAGCGCAGATATACGATCAAAAAGGCGCAACCGCCGAAGCAATTCAATTAATGGAAGCCAATAAAGATATTATGCTTAACGACCCGGCGGCGCTCTTTTACCTTGCATCGTTCTATATAAAAGGCGGAAGATTTAATGAGGCAATTGACATTTTTGAATATATGGAAAAATCGTTCGCTCAGATGGGTGAAATAATTCAAAAAGTGAAATTGATCAAAGAAAAATTGAAAGGATTTGCAGTCGCTAACTAACCGCTTATCGTTAAGCCCTCCTTTAGCCGTTTCATCAAACCGCGTCCGTTCTCATTTCGTGAAAGCGTTGATATTATTGCCTGAAGTCTTGACATTGAGACAAAAATTATATACAAGAATCGCTAAACTTTTATTGACTATGTGCGATAATATTAGTGAGAAATAAATCTCATTAATCAACAAGCTCAAGCAGGGAAGCTTGAGCGGATTTAACAAACATACAAGGAGGTAAATTATGGGATTCTCAATTAACACAAACGTTGGTGCTCTTAACGCTTACAATGCATTGGCAAAAATCAATGCGCAGACAGAAAAGGCACAACTTCGTCTTGCAACAATGAAAAAGATCAACAGCGTTGCAGACGACACATCCGGCTACAACGTCGGTAAACAGCTCGAAG comes from Melioribacter roseus P3M-2 and encodes:
- a CDS encoding glycosyltransferase: MRIIKVKRDELFNLVKEKIYPANIIADIGCGIRPQEFIKPKYHICIEPHNQYIEYIKNNKTNENYSFINVDWEKAVKILPDNSIETIFLLDVIEHLEKEIALKLLEETKRIITKQIIVFTPLGFIEQKHEDDKDAWGLDGGKWQEHKSGWLPEDFGEGWEFYVCEDFHSHDNLGNKYDNPKGAFFAIYNSEKKNYTAKPIFTVVVPTYNQEQYLGQALDSIIKQTVPFWEAVIINDGSTDNTADVMEYYANRDSRFRIYHKENGGVATALNEGIKHAKGEWICWLSSDDLFEPNKLEIHFNAIKEHPDIKFFHSHWYLLLEETKQKIAPGLWLSIPPTEFQVTRFFWANYIHGNAIAVHKSVFDNVGLFDETLRQGQDFDMWLRISSKYKSHFINERTCVTRIHKGQTTNSFAEGGVLDSTRALFKFLNEKSFNDLFPYTDLSNTNNILKAINEIIYISTKSEAFLYRCGYTTVLAEKTMEWFTNNISNKEREKLYPFIYKIVKQYLELPFEQEIKNILKLFLKKRKFVYNKHDFVKHTTRYIKELIQKGNQEYSRSLEKYILNCQENSSGIYQHEPILLGYPKDKNYERLKPQTITEWKVEPGGMTTNTVIQRMKICCDSCKNSFDINFEYEMITEPSAYKFICPECKKGYEFSDENFASDFVLFNKIHVGFRDAINSNSKTIAFFVRDASIIGGGTKVLFKYIEWLTELGLPVLIYSFSKKPDWVKNNIKYIQIDSEQKIRKNHTVYIVFSVFDVPLIMNRIPISQVVHLCQGYEGYHYGRNYEEVLKDKHILTKLHEIPVKNITVSTHLVNLFNDKFARNTYYIPNGIDHRIFAFSKNNREKSILFVGNPFHLLKGFDFLGSAVKKIQNSHEKINNLKLYIVMGYQPENYESLESNLSTELNCEVVVKFKLTSNEVAELMKKVSVVICTSFYEGFSLPLLESMACGTPIITTYNQGAQSFCQHGFNSLNVHYGEVDKLSMYILSILNSAINKDILIQNAYQTSLKYSEYNSAQYFVKTFEDLMGEVFDNVKKEAFFNKYKYRLDEYYEEVQDKYTEKNTKLSIVIPIYNQFIYTKKCIESIKENIKEIYELVLVDNASNDETKKQFSKTNDNIKYFRNEINYGFPIAVNQGITKSIGDYILILNNDTVLTKESIERLIEIAESDPEIGIVAPISNEVSGLQKDENAKYNTIEEMHEYSAEVREKNKGQILHFPRVAFLCTLIKREVIEKIGGLDERFTPGNFEDDDFCLRAQLAGYKTVIAKDVFIHHYGSKSFKADGAEAYRKRLEINRKKFVEKWGADPDEIWLKNKTIKPRQIYYPVDDDLFKQYFERTKVHLTDKELELAEESIINAIENYKEGDAKIIEYDDLMNLAGNVFLANGKLTEAQQYFEKELNLNPQSSSACFGLGQVFLAQDNPEAAKVMLEWAVKNDPNNGAAADALADVNKLLGYELNHSSLEAS
- a CDS encoding tetratricopeptide repeat-containing glycosyltransferase family 2 protein, producing the protein MGSLTLSMIVKNEEKYLKDCLESVKNLVNEIVIVDTGSTDNTVSIAKEYNAKVYNFEWINDFSAARNYALSKSTGDWILYLDADERLEPGSIHELKKILNTVTKAGYFCTVKSIDSENERDHSIRYVRLFKNSPDIKFRGKVHEQITDSLVENGYQIQHSKIVINHIGYDVSKEEKEKKAKRNLELLLEDYNQSKSSYSLFQLGQTYYILENNDKAKEIFSELIKKDDLDNALKAEAYAYLAQIEHSKFNSSDAEKLIDKAIELNPKQTYYYLFMSKVYLRQQNLYKAKIYAKKAMEANKSINNNELLNKQTIYVDNREIIYFGLFLSFRSQDSDSTEYFIKELYRIIKDEEANHKLQLIKLMECVLNGREINEEIADIIEKHLNKYNLDLLITVLEAQKNTDIKLRLFNYIHELYPKNTDAIKNIAQIYDQKGATAEAIQLMEANKDIMLNDPAALFYLASFYIKGGRFNEAIDIFEYMEKSFAQMGEIIQKVKLIKEKLKGFAVAN